The window TTCCTTGAGGAGCTGCTCCTCCTTGAGCCTGAGTCACTGGTGGTAATTCCTGGTTAATGTGATATACATAAGCTGCAATCTTTTCAATTTCAGCTCCAGAAACTTCTCCATTTTTACCGAATGCTCTCATCGCAGGGTTAGTAGGAGAACCATTCCAGTCCATGTGGAATACGTTTTTGAATAACGTCTTCTCAGGCTGATTGATCCAGAAGTTATCAGTCAGGTTTGGACCGATACCACCACTACCGTCTTCTTTGTGACAAGATGCACAGTTTGTTTTGAATAATTCTTTACCTTCTGCGATATTATCAGCTGAATATTTAGCTGTTTCAATCGTTACAGGAGGCTGGCTTGCTTCATAAGCTGCAATGCTTGCCAATTGCTCTTTGTATTCTTTTTCATATTCGCTTAACGGGTGAGCGAAATCTGTGAAAGAGTAAGCTGCAATATATACAATACAAAAAGCAGTCCCAAAATAGAATAAACCTACCCACCATTTTGGTAATTGGTTATCCAACTCCATGATTCC of the Chryseobacterium capnotolerans genome contains:
- a CDS encoding cbb3-type cytochrome c oxidase N-terminal domain-containing protein — its product is MKQRTPVVVNILIIIGLLIVFYYLFVQSYAFLASPYFWGTVVIAGILAFIHSAIGDLIENNKFKKLSPEEKAAYLAEKKIPFFKRMYAAAFKKQSDTEEKDILIDHGFDGIMELDNQLPKWWVGLFYFGTAFCIVYIAAYSFTDFAHPLSEYEKEYKEQLASIAAYEASQPPVTIETAKYSADNIAEGKELFKTNCASCHKEDGSGGIGPNLTDNFWINQPEKTLFKNVFHMDWNGSPTNPAMRAFGKNGEVSGAEIEKIAAYVYHINQELPPVTQAQGGAAPQGTEAHWEKE